DNA from Micromonospora nigra:
CGGTGACCGACATGCGCGCCGGGTGGAGCCGGTGACCAGCGCGGCGGCCGTGGGCGGCTCGCCGGTGGACGGTCTGCTCGCGACCGCCTCGATCGTGCTGTCCCTGCTCGTCGCCGCCTGGGCGCTGGTGTCCACGCTGCGTCACCGCGCCCCGGACCGCGTCCAGCTGATCGGGCTGGCGGTGCTGGAGTTGGCGCTGCTCGCGTTGACCGTGCTGGCGCTCGTCGCCCTGGCCGGTGGTGACCGGCCGGGCGAGCCCGGTGCCTTCTTCGGCTACCTGGTGACGCTGCTGTGCCTGCCGCCGCTGGCCGCGGTGCTCGCCCGGATGGAACCGACCCGGTGGGGCTCGGCCATCGTCTGCGCGGTCTGCCTGGTGCTCCCCGTGGTGGTGGTCCGGCTCCAGCAGACCTGGGCGGTGCTCGGTGGCTGACCGCACCGCCGGCCGACGCGGCGACGCCGCCCGGCCCGGCGCGCGGGCCGAAGCAGCGGTACGCACCAACGCCGGTCCGGGACGCCTGCTGATCGCCGTCTACCTGCTCTTCGCCATCGCCGCGACCAGCCGCGCCGGTCTGCAGATCGCGACGCGGTTCGACGAGGCGCCGGTGGCGTACCTGCTCTCGGCTCTCGCCGCCGTCGTCTACATCGTGGCCGCGGTGGGCCTGGCCCGGGCCGGGCACGCCGGCCGCCGGGTCGCGCTGGCCTGCTGTGCCGTGGAGCTGGTCGGTGTGCTGGGGGTGGGTGCGCTCAGCCTGGCCCACCCCGACCTGTTCCCCGACGAGACGGTCTGGTCGGGCTTCGGCAGCGGCTACGGCTACATCCCGCTGGTGCTGCCGGTGCTCGGCCTGGCCTGGCTCTGGCACACCCGCGACACCCCGGCCTGAGCGCCCGGCCCCGGCCGTGGACGGGCCCGCCGGAGCGGTCCGGCAGGCCCCCGGCGGTCCCCCACGGCGACCGGGCGGTCAGTCCTTCGGGCCGCCCGCGACGTAGACGACCTGCCCGGAGACGAAGGACGCGCCCTCGCTGACCAGGAAGGAGATGGTGTGCGCGACGTCCTCGGGGCGGCCGGGACGACGGACCGGGATCTCGGCGGCGGCGTGCTTCTGCAACGCCTCGAAGTCGACCTTCATCCGGGCGGCGGTGGCGGCGGTCATGTCGGTGACGATGAAGCCGGGCGCGACCGCGTTCACGGTCACCCCGAACGGTCCCAGCTCGATGGCCAGGGTCTTGGTGAAACCCTGCAGACCGGCCTTGGCCGCCGAGTAGTTGGCCTGCCCCCGGTTGCCCAGCGCCGACGTGCTGGACAGGTTGACGATGCGGCCCCACTTCCGCTCGACCATGTGCTTCTGGGTGGCCTGGCTGAACAGGAAGGCACCCCGCAGGTGTACGCCCATGACCGTGTCCCAGTCGACCTCGGTCATCTTGAACAGCAGGTTGTCGCGGAGCACGCCGGCGTTGTTGACCAGCACGGTCGGCGCGCCCAGTTCGGCGGCGACCCTGTCCACGGCGGCCTCCACCTGGGCCCGGTCGGCGACGTCCGCGCCGACACCGACCGCCCGACCGCCGGTGGCGGCGATGGCGTCGACGGTGTCCTTGGTCGCCGACTCGTCGATGTCCACGACGGCGACGGCCATCCCGTCGGCGGCCAGGCGGCGGGCGGTGGCCGCCCCGATCCCCCGCGCCGCTCCGGTGACGATGGCGACGCGCTGCTCCTCCGACATGCCTACCTCCCGGTAACTTCGCTCGACGGCAGGAGCCTAACCCACCACGGCGTCGCGCCGCCGGTGTCGATCCGGGCGCGGGACCGGATCGGCCGGCGGCGCGACGCCGTGGGGGTCGCCGTCCAGCGGACCGGTCAGGAGGACCAGGAGCGGCACAGACGGATCCAGCGGTAGCCGTAGCCGGCGACCTTGAGCCGGTCCAGCTTGCCCACCGGCTCGTAGCTGCGGTCGGTGAGCACGTCGATCGGCAGATCGGACTCGGGGGCCAGTGAACTGAGGTCCACCTCGGCGTCCTCGGTGCTCAGGTTGTGCAGGAAGACCATCGTGCCGGTGGCACCGTCCGCGCGGTGGGCCAGCACGCCCGGGGGCATCGGCTGGTCGATGTGCGTGGTGGAGCCCGAGCCGATCTCGGGAGCCTCCCGCAGCGTCCTGATCATCCGCTCGAACCAGGCGAGCAGGGAGTTGCGGTCGATGCGCTGCGCGGTGACGTTGACCTGCTCGTAGCTGAACTCACCCTTGTCGATGACCGGGCGGACCAGCTTCTCCGGCTCCGCCGTGGAGAAGCCGGCGTTCGGCTGGTACGACCACTGCATCGGGGTACGGATCGACTCCCGGCCGGGCAGTGACAGGTCGTCGCCCATGCCGATCTCCTCGCCGTAACGCAGCACCGGCGTGCCGCGCAGCGAGAACTGCAACGCGTACGCCAGCTCGATGCGCCGACGGTCGTTGCCGAGCATCGGGGCCAGCCTGCGCCGGATGCCCCGGTCGTAGATGCGCATGTTCTCGTCGGGGCCGAACTGCGCGTACACCTCGTTGCGCTGCTCGGTGGTGAGCCGGGACAGGTCGATCTCGTCGTGGTTGCGCAGGAAGGTCGCCCACTGGCCGCCCTCCGGCAGCGCCGGGGTGTCCCGCAGCGCCTCGATCACCGGCTCCGGGTCCTGCCGGGCCAGGGCGAGCATGAGCCGCCCGTTGAGCATGAAGTCGAACAGCATGTGCAGCCGGTTGGCCGAGCCCCCGGCGTCGCCGAAGAAGACCGGCAGTTCGTCGGGTTCGACGTTCGCCTCGGCCAGCAGGACCGCGTCGCCGCGCCGCCACTGCACGTGCTGACGCAGCTCGGTGAGGAACTCGAAGTCCTTCGGCGAGTCCGGGTTGCCCGGTTCGGTCTGCTCGATGATGAACGGCACCGCGTCCATCCGGAACCCGGCGACACCGAGCTGGAGCCAGAACGACATGATCTTCTTGATCTCGGCCCGGACCTCGGGGTTGGTCACGTTCAGGTCGGGCTGGAACCGGTAGAACCGGTGGTAGTACCACGCCTTGGCGGTGCGGTCGTAGGTCCAGGTCTCGTGCTGCTCGCCGGGGAACACCATGCCCTGGTGGCGGTCGTCCGGCTCGTGGTCGGACCAGACGTACCAGTCGCGGTAGGGCGAGTCCGGCGAGGAGCGGGCGGACTGGAACCACGGGTGCTGGTCGGAGGTGTGGTTGACCACCAGGTCGATGATCACCCGGATACCCCGGAGCTGCGCCTGGTGCAGCAGCTCGGCGAAGTCGCCGAGGGAGCCGAAACGGGGGTCGATGTTGTAGTAGTCGGTCGCGTCGTACCCGTCGTCACGGTTGGGCGAGGGGTGGATGGGGTGCAGCCAGAGGCAGGTCACGCCCAGCCGTGCCAGGTAGTCCAGCCGGCCGATCAGCCCCCGGATGTCGCCGACGCCGTCGCCGTCGGAGTCCGCGTACGTGTCGATGTCGAGGCAGTAGACGACGGCCTCGGAGTACCACCTGTCAGACATGCTGGTCTTATGTCTCCGATCGCCACGGCCGGCAAACGCGCAGGGCGTGGACAGGGCGGTGCGGGGGTGTCCGGTCACACGTCTGGCGGGCTACGGTGCCGGGCATGAACGTGGACGCGCCGGAAGACGACCGCACCGTGGACTGGGCGGAAGGCCACTGGTTGCACCAGCCCGTTCGCGCCGACCGCACCGACGAGGGGCAGTTGCTGGTCGAGCCGGCTGCCGGCTCGGACTTCTGGCGGCACACCAGCTACGGGTTCGTGCACGACGACGGTCCGGCGCTGCTGCGGGACATGCCCGAAGGCAGCGCGGTCGAGGTGAGCTTCGTGCTCGACTACCGGGCCCAGTTCGACCAGGCCGGGATCCTGGTGCGGGTGGACGAGCACACCTGGGTCAAGGCCGGGGTCGAGGTCAGCGACGGCCAGCCCCAGCTCGGTGCGGTCGTCACCCGTGGATCGTCCGACTGGTCGGTCGCGCCCGTGCCCGGGTGGAGCGGCCGGGAGGTCACCGTCCGGGCCAGCCGGGCCGGTGACGCCCTGACCGTACGGGCGCGGGTGGCCGGCGAGCCGTGGCGACTGGTCCGGCTCGCCCCGCTGGACCCCGACGCCCCGGCCCGGGGCGGCCCGTTCTGTTGCTCCCCGACCCGCGGCGGCCTGACCGTACGCTTCACCGCCTGGCGCGAGACCCCGCCGGATCCCGCCCTCCACCCGTGACTCACCCGCCCACCACGGACGTGCGGGATCACGGGTGGCCACCCTCCGCCGCCGCCCGGTACGAGGACGCAGGAAAGGTCCGGCACACGGGCAGGAACGGGTGTGGTGGGGGCAGGTCAGGGTAGGAGTGCACGACCCGCGACCACCACACCGAAGGATCGTCATGCCGCTCGCCCAGAACGTCGACCCCACCAGACTCGGCGGGCTGACCGGCTGGGTGGCGGGGGTGATCGACGCGGCCGGCGCGCTCGGCGTGGCGCTGCTGGTGGCCCTGGAGAGCATCGTCCCGCCGATCCCCAGCGAGATCGTCCTGGCGATGGCGGGTTACCTCGCCGGAGAGGGGCGCTTCCACGTGGTGGTGGTGACCCTGGCCGCCACCGCCGGTTCCCTGCTCGGCGCGCTGTTCCTCTACTGGGTGGGCGCGGCGCTCGGGGAGGAGCGGCTCAAACGCTGGTTGGACCGGCTGCCGCTGGTCGACCGCGACGACCTGGAACGGGCCGACCGGTGGTTCGAACGGTACGGCCGGTGGGCGGTGTTCCTCGGCCGGATGGCACCGGTGGTCCGCAGCCTGGTCAGCGTGCCCGCCGGGGCGAACCGGATGCCGTTGGGCGAGTTCGTGGTGCTGACCACGCTGGGCAGCGGCATCTGGAACGCGGTCCTGATCGGCCTCGGCTACGCGCTCGGTACACGCTGGGAGCAGGTGGACCGGTACAGCTCCTGGTTCGACTACGGCATCATCGCGATCTTCGTCGTCATGATCGTGTCCTGGGCGGTGAAGAAGATACGCCGCCGCTCCGCCGAGCGCGACCGGGCCACCGCGTCCCACTGACCCCGACCGGGCCACCGCGTCCCACTGACCCCGACCGGGCCACCGCGTCCCCGCTGACCCCGGGTCGTGGTGCCCGCAGCCGCCGCCCACCCGGCCACCACGGGCACCACGTCCGCCCTGCCGGGCACAGATCCCCTGACCGGGCACCGTGCCGCCGCCCGGGGCGTCAGGCGTCAGGGCAGGGTGTCGAGGTGGGGGGCCACCGTGCGGGCGAAGGCGTTGTTGTTGGTCACGTCCCAGTTGACCGACCAGGTCATCGCGCCCCGCAGGTTCGGGTAGGTGCGCGGCGGACGGAAGCTCCCGCAGTTGGTGCCACGGGTCAGGCAGTCGAGAGCGGCGTTGACCACGCTGGGCGCGACGACACCGCCGCCGGCCGCCCCGGGACCGGCCGGCAGGCCGAGCCCGACCTGGTCGGGACGCAGCCCCGCCTCCAGTTGGAGGCAGGCCAGCGCGACGATGAAGTTCACCGTCCCCTGGGCGTACGCGGCGTTCTGGTCGCAGCCCAGCATCGCACCGGAGTTGTAGAACTGGGTGTTGACCACCGTCAGGATGTCCTTGATGTCCAGCGCCAGCTTGAAGTAGCTGGTGGCCGGCGACTGCATGTCGATGGTCTGCGGCGCCATCGCGATGATCAGTCGACTGCCCACCTTGGCGTGCAGCGAACGCAGCGCCTGTGCCATGTAGGTGGGGTTGAGCCCGTTCTCCAGGTCGATGTCGACGCCGTCGAAGCCGTAGCGCTGGATCAGGGCGTACACGCTGTCGCTGAACGCCACGGCGGAGGCGGCGTCGTTCACCGCCACCCGGCCGGTCTCGCCGCCGACCGAGATGATGACCTTCTTGCCCCGGCTCTGCAGGGTGCGTACGTCGGCGGAGAAGTCCGCGTCGGTGTAACCGCCGAGCGCGGCGGACAGCCCGGGGTCGACGGCGAAGTCGACCGCGCCGGGGGTGGCGGTGGCGTCGGCGAAGGCCACGGCGACCACGTCGTACTCGGCGGGCACGTCACGCAGCCGCAGCTCGACGGCCGGGTTGTCGAAGTTGTGCCAGTAGCCGGTGAGGATGCGCTTCGGCAGCCCGGTGACCGGCGGCGGGCTGGTCGGGGGCGGCGTCGTGGGGGGCGCGGTCGTGGGCGGCGCGGTGGTCGGGGGCACGGTGGTGGGCGGGGCGGTGGTCGGGGGCGGGCTGCCACCGCATGACGCGCCGTTGAGCTGGCAGCCGACCGGGCTGCCCGGCCCGGTGCCGAGGAAGCCGAAGGAGACCGAGGCACCCGGGGCGATGGTGCCGTTCCAGGAGCGGTTGGTGAAGGTGTGGCGCTGCCCGGACGAGCTCAGCAGCGCGTCCCAGTAGGTGCCGACGGCGGTTCCCGCCGGCAGGTCGAACGACAGCGTCCAGCCGGAGACGGTGGACGAGCCGCCGTTCGTGATCGTGTACTTCCCCTCCCAACCCGACCCCCAGTCGGAGGTCTTGACGAACGTGGCGGTGGCTCCGGCGGCGAACGCGGGGGCCGCCACCCACACCGCCCCCAGCGCGGCGGCCACGGCCGCCACCACCGACAACACCAGAGAACGTGACCGTTTCACGCGACCCTCCACCTGGACGACATCCATGGACTTCATCATCGACGCCTATTATTAGGAGTGTTAACTGTTTCTGTCCAGGGGCGGACCGCCGGGTAACGGCGCGTGCCGCTCCGGAGAGCGGGCTCGGGCGGGCCGGGCGCGACCTCGGACGGGCCGACCCCGGAGGGCCGGCCCGTCACCGGCCACCCGTCACCGGGCAGCGGTCACCGACGGAACTGGAACCAGTTGACGTTGACGAAGTCGTTCGGCTGGCCGCTGGTGAAGGTCAGGTAGACGGTGCGCCGGCCGGTCACCGACGAGACGTTGCCGGGCACCGAGCGCCAGCTCTGCCAGCCGCCGGTGTTGGCGAGAGCGAAACTGCCGATCGGCGGGCTGGTCGGGCTGTCCACCCGCACCTCCACCAGGCCGCTGACGCCGGCACCCGCGCCCGAGGCGACCCGGGCCACGAAGTCGCGCGGCCCGGACGAGCCGAACTCGACGTTGTCGAAGCGCACCCAGTCGCCGTTGCGCAGCGCGCCGATGTTCTGCCCACCCTCGGAGCAGGCCTCGACGATGACGCCGTTCTGGCCGTTGAACGACTCGGCCTGGATGGTCGCGTACGCGTCCCGCACCCCGCCCGGTGGCGGCGTGGTCGGCGGCGGGGTGCTGCCGCCGCCCCGGCTGTAGACGGCGACGTAGTCGACCAGCATCGACCGCCCCGGCACGGTCGCCGCGGTCGGCGTCGTGCCACCGGCCACGCCATTCGGGAAGGCTCCCCCCATCGCCACGTTGAGCAGCAGGAAGTAGCCGGCGTGGTTGGTCATCTGCGACCAGTACGGCTCGCCGACGCGGTCCTGGCGCACGGTGTGGTAGAGCTGCCCGTCGACGTACCAGCGCAGTTGCTGGGGGCTGACCGAGGCGTCCCACTCGAAGCGGTACGTGTGGAACGCCGACTGGCAGGTGGCGCCCGGGCAGGCCCGCGACCCGCCGATGCCGTTGAACTCGTCGCACGGCCCGCCGGGCGCGACGCCGCAGTGCAGCACCCCCCAGACCGTGTTGAGCCCGTTGACGTTCTCCATCACGTCGAACTCACCGATGCCCGGCCAGTTCTGGTAGTTGCCCCGGTACGGCGAGCCGAGCGCCCAGAACGCCGGCCAGTAGCCGGACGCCGCCGCCCCGGTGACGTTCGGCATCTGGATGCGGCCCTCGATGGCGAGCACGCCGCCCGCCGGGGCCTTGAAGTTGCTGCGGACGGTCTCGATGCGGGCGGAGGTCCAGTTGCCGGCCCCGTCGCGCAGCGGGGTGATCCGCAGGTTTCCGCTGCCGTCGTGGCTGACGTTCGCGGTGCTGTTGGTGTAGGTCTGGATCTCTCCGGTGCCCCAGTTGGGTGGGCCGCCGGGGTAGCTGGTGCCGGTGTCGATGATCCAGTTGGCGGCGGACGGCAGGGTACCGGCGGAGCCGGTGAAGTCGTCGCTCCACACCAGGCTCCAGCCCGGCGCGGGGGCGGGCACGGCGGCGTCGGCGGTCGCCCCGGCCCCGGCCAGGACCGCGGTGGTGGCGGTGATCAGGGCGGCGGCCAGCGCCAACCGGCGTCGCACGGGCGGGGCGGCAGCAGCCGCCGGATCAGGTGTCATGGATGTGCCTCTCTGCGGGACGGTTGCGGGAGAGCGCTCTCCGACGAGTTGTACGCGCATCCCCGGACAGTTGTCAACGTCGATCGACGGCCGCCGGCTGGTTCCGGCGCAGAACCACCTGTTCCAGCGCCGGCAGGCAGCCGGCCAACGGCGACGCGCCGTGGGCCCGGTACAGGTCGAGCAACTCCCGCTGGAGCCGGGGTGGGTCGTCCGCGTATCGCCGCCGCAGTTGTTCGACCTGTGGGGCGAGCGCCGCGCGACGCCGCTCCGCACGGACCTGCGCGACGGTCAGCGGGCTGGTCAGCAGGCGGACGGCGACGGTGAGGACGACCACGGCGAGCGCGGCCGCCGCGCCACCGGCCGCCGGGGTGAGCAGGGTGGTGAGCCAGCCCAGAACGGTGCCGGCGGCACCGACCGCCTCGGGCAGGGCAGGGAGAGCGAGCATGGTGAACCCCTCGGTTCGATTCCGGGAGCGGTCCGGCCGGCGCACGGCGGGCGGGACCGGGATGGCAGGCGGAATCGACCGCGCGTTACGCGGCCGAGGGGTACGGGCCCGGTGCGCGGGGACGGGGTCAGCCGGCGGCGTCCGGATCGACCTGTCGGGGCACCCGACGACGGCGGGACGTCGCGCGCAGGGCGACGGCCCGGCGGGCCGCCCGGGGTGCGCCGACCAGCCCGGTGTGAATGGCGAGCAGGGCGACGAGCAGCGCCAGCGCGGCACCTGCGAGCAGCTCGGTCGGGCGGTCGGCCAGCACGGTCAGCTGGGCGAGCGCGTACGCCCACGTCCCCAACACGATTCCCGGCGGCACGCGCCCAGGCTAGGACCCGCCGTCCAGTGACCAGTTCCGGGTTTTCCCAGTCGGCCACGGTGGGTAATTGCCGGCCGATCCGGCGCGGACGGCCCGCGACCGGCAGGAGCGGACGGTGAACCCGATGACCGGTCAGGTGGCCACGGCCCCAGCGACGACGGAACTGCTGACCGTGGGCGTCGAGGAGGAGTTCCTGCTCGTCGACCCGCACACCGGGGCGGCGGTGCCCGCCGTGGACCTGGTCATGGAACAGGTCCCGCCGGAGCTGCGCGGCCAGGTGGAGCGGGAGTTCCAGACCAGCCAGATCGAGATCGGCAGCCCGCCCGGGCTGGAACTGTCCTCGATCCGGCACTCCCTCGGCATGCTGCGCGCGGCGCTGGCCGACGCGGCCGAGCGGGCCGGCGTACGGCTGCTGGCCATCGGCACCGGGCCGGTCGACGGGCCGGTGCCGCCGGTGGTCGACAAGCCCCGCTTCGACCGGATGGTGGAGCGGTTCCGGCTGCTGGTGCCGGGTCCCGGCAACAACGGCATGCACGTGCACGTCGGGGTGCCCGACCCGGACACCGGGGTGCAGGTGCTCAACCACGTGCGCCCCTGGATGCCGGTGCTGCACGCGGTGACCGCCAACTCGCCGTTCGCGGGCGGCACCGACACCGGGTACGCCAGCTGGCGCTCCGTCGAGTGGGAACGCTGGCCGTCGGTGGCGCCGACGCCCCACCTGGATTCCCACGAGCACTACGAGCGGCTGATCCGCCAGCTCATCGCCAGCGGCGTGATGCTGGACGAGGGAATGCTCTACTGGTATGCCCGGCTGTCGGCGAAGTACCCGACGGTGGAGCTGCGCATCGGCGACGTGTGCCCTTCGGTGGACGACGCGGTGCTCGTGGCCGCCCTGGTCCGGGCGCTGGTGGCGACCGCGATGGAGGACATCGCCGCCGGACGGCCGGCCATCCGCGCCGACCACCACCTGCTGGTGGGCGCACACTGGCGGGCCGCCCACGACGGCCTGGAGGGCCAGGGCGTCGACCTGGCCACCGGCGAACTGCGCCCGGCGTGGGAACTCCTGGACGGGCTCGTGGAGCGGCTGCGCCCCGCGCTCGAACGGCACGGCGACCTCGACGAGGTGACCGCGCTGCTGGGTGGTCTGCGCCGGCACGGCACCGGGGCGGCGCGGCAGCGGGCCGTGCACGCCCGCACCGGCCGGCTGGTGGACGTGGTGGCGGAGGTGGCGCGACAGACCCGTGGCTGATCTCCGACAATGACAGGATGGGGCTCGTGACTGAACGGCTGATCGTCATCGGCGGGGACGCCGCCGGCATGGCGACCGCATCCCAGGCGCGTCGCCGCCGGGGCCGGGACGACCTGGAGATCGTCGCGTTCGAGCGCGGCCACTTCACCTCGTACTCGGCGTGCGGCATCCCGTACTGGATCAGTGGGGTGGTGCCCGACCGCGACCTGCTGATCGCCCGGTCGCCGCAGGTCCACCGGGAGTCCTACGACATCGACGTACGGCTGCGGCACGAGGTCGTCGGCATCGACCTGGACCGCCGCGAGGTGCTCGCGCGGGACCTCGACGGCGGCGGCGAGGTCCGCGAACGGTTCGACACCCTGATGTACGCCACCGGCGCGGTGCCGGTGGAGCCGCACTGGGCCCGCACCGACGCCGCCGGGGTGTTCGGGGTGCAGACCCTCGACGACGGTTCGGCGCTGCGCGAATGGCTGGAAGCAGAACCCGCGCCGCGCCGGGCGGTGGTCATCGGCGGCGGCTACATCGGCGTGGAGATGGCCGAGGCGCTGGTGTTGCGCGGCCTGGAGGTCACGCTCGTCGAGCAGTCCGAGCAGCCCATGTCGAGCGTGGACCCGGACATGGCGCAACTGGTCGCCGAAGCCATGCGGGGGTTGGGCATCACGGTGCGCACCGGCGTGACCGTGACCGGCCTGACGGAGACCGACGGTCGGGTGTCCGCCGTGGTCACCCCCGAGGGATCGCTGCCGGCCGACGTCGTGGTCCTGGGGCTGGGGGTACGCCCCAACACCGCGCTCGCCGAGGCGGCCGGGCTGCCGCTCGGGCCGACCGGCGGGATCCGGGTCGACCGACGGATGCGGGTGGTCGGCATTCCCGGCGTCTGGGCGGCCGGGGACTGCGTGGAGACCCTGCA
Protein-coding regions in this window:
- the fabG gene encoding 3-oxoacyl-ACP reductase FabG, whose amino-acid sequence is MSEEQRVAIVTGAARGIGAATARRLAADGMAVAVVDIDESATKDTVDAIAATGGRAVGVGADVADRAQVEAAVDRVAAELGAPTVLVNNAGVLRDNLLFKMTEVDWDTVMGVHLRGAFLFSQATQKHMVERKWGRIVNLSSTSALGNRGQANYSAAKAGLQGFTKTLAIELGPFGVTVNAVAPGFIVTDMTAATAARMKVDFEALQKHAAAEIPVRRPGRPEDVAHTISFLVSEGASFVSGQVVYVAGGPKD
- a CDS encoding alpha-amylase family protein, with the translated sequence MSDRWYSEAVVYCLDIDTYADSDGDGVGDIRGLIGRLDYLARLGVTCLWLHPIHPSPNRDDGYDATDYYNIDPRFGSLGDFAELLHQAQLRGIRVIIDLVVNHTSDQHPWFQSARSSPDSPYRDWYVWSDHEPDDRHQGMVFPGEQHETWTYDRTAKAWYYHRFYRFQPDLNVTNPEVRAEIKKIMSFWLQLGVAGFRMDAVPFIIEQTEPGNPDSPKDFEFLTELRQHVQWRRGDAVLLAEANVEPDELPVFFGDAGGSANRLHMLFDFMLNGRLMLALARQDPEPVIEALRDTPALPEGGQWATFLRNHDEIDLSRLTTEQRNEVYAQFGPDENMRIYDRGIRRRLAPMLGNDRRRIELAYALQFSLRGTPVLRYGEEIGMGDDLSLPGRESIRTPMQWSYQPNAGFSTAEPEKLVRPVIDKGEFSYEQVNVTAQRIDRNSLLAWFERMIRTLREAPEIGSGSTTHIDQPMPPGVLAHRADGATGTMVFLHNLSTEDAEVDLSSLAPESDLPIDVLTDRSYEPVGKLDRLKVAGYGYRWIRLCRSWSS
- a CDS encoding DUF1349 domain-containing protein, which translates into the protein MNVDAPEDDRTVDWAEGHWLHQPVRADRTDEGQLLVEPAAGSDFWRHTSYGFVHDDGPALLRDMPEGSAVEVSFVLDYRAQFDQAGILVRVDEHTWVKAGVEVSDGQPQLGAVVTRGSSDWSVAPVPGWSGREVTVRASRAGDALTVRARVAGEPWRLVRLAPLDPDAPARGGPFCCSPTRGGLTVRFTAWRETPPDPALHP
- a CDS encoding DedA family protein, encoding MPLAQNVDPTRLGGLTGWVAGVIDAAGALGVALLVALESIVPPIPSEIVLAMAGYLAGEGRFHVVVVTLAATAGSLLGALFLYWVGAALGEERLKRWLDRLPLVDRDDLERADRWFERYGRWAVFLGRMAPVVRSLVSVPAGANRMPLGEFVVLTTLGSGIWNAVLIGLGYALGTRWEQVDRYSSWFDYGIIAIFVVMIVSWAVKKIRRRSAERDRATASH
- a CDS encoding chitinase is translated as MKRSRSLVLSVVAAVAAALGAVWVAAPAFAAGATATFVKTSDWGSGWEGKYTITNGGSSTVSGWTLSFDLPAGTAVGTYWDALLSSSGQRHTFTNRSWNGTIAPGASVSFGFLGTGPGSPVGCQLNGASCGGSPPPTTAPPTTVPPTTAPPTTAPPTTPPPTSPPPVTGLPKRILTGYWHNFDNPAVELRLRDVPAEYDVVAVAFADATATPGAVDFAVDPGLSAALGGYTDADFSADVRTLQSRGKKVIISVGGETGRVAVNDAASAVAFSDSVYALIQRYGFDGVDIDLENGLNPTYMAQALRSLHAKVGSRLIIAMAPQTIDMQSPATSYFKLALDIKDILTVVNTQFYNSGAMLGCDQNAAYAQGTVNFIVALACLQLEAGLRPDQVGLGLPAGPGAAGGGVVAPSVVNAALDCLTRGTNCGSFRPPRTYPNLRGAMTWSVNWDVTNNNAFARTVAPHLDTLP
- a CDS encoding carbohydrate-binding protein yields the protein MTPDPAAAAAPPVRRRLALAAALITATTAVLAGAGATADAAVPAPAPGWSLVWSDDFTGSAGTLPSAANWIIDTGTSYPGGPPNWGTGEIQTYTNSTANVSHDGSGNLRITPLRDGAGNWTSARIETVRSNFKAPAGGVLAIEGRIQMPNVTGAAASGYWPAFWALGSPYRGNYQNWPGIGEFDVMENVNGLNTVWGVLHCGVAPGGPCDEFNGIGGSRACPGATCQSAFHTYRFEWDASVSPQQLRWYVDGQLYHTVRQDRVGEPYWSQMTNHAGYFLLLNVAMGGAFPNGVAGGTTPTAATVPGRSMLVDYVAVYSRGGGSTPPPTTPPPGGVRDAYATIQAESFNGQNGVIVEACSEGGQNIGALRNGDWVRFDNVEFGSSGPRDFVARVASGAGAGVSGLVEVRVDSPTSPPIGSFALANTGGWQSWRSVPGNVSSVTGRRTVYLTFTSGQPNDFVNVNWFQFRR
- a CDS encoding YidC/Oxa1 family membrane protein insertase, with protein sequence MLALPALPEAVGAAGTVLGWLTTLLTPAAGGAAAALAVVVLTVAVRLLTSPLTVAQVRAERRRAALAPQVEQLRRRYADDPPRLQRELLDLYRAHGASPLAGCLPALEQVVLRRNQPAAVDRR
- a CDS encoding carboxylate-amine ligase, encoding MTGQVATAPATTELLTVGVEEEFLLVDPHTGAAVPAVDLVMEQVPPELRGQVEREFQTSQIEIGSPPGLELSSIRHSLGMLRAALADAAERAGVRLLAIGTGPVDGPVPPVVDKPRFDRMVERFRLLVPGPGNNGMHVHVGVPDPDTGVQVLNHVRPWMPVLHAVTANSPFAGGTDTGYASWRSVEWERWPSVAPTPHLDSHEHYERLIRQLIASGVMLDEGMLYWYARLSAKYPTVELRIGDVCPSVDDAVLVAALVRALVATAMEDIAAGRPAIRADHHLLVGAHWRAAHDGLEGQGVDLATGELRPAWELLDGLVERLRPALERHGDLDEVTALLGGLRRHGTGAARQRAVHARTGRLVDVVAEVARQTRG
- a CDS encoding FAD-dependent oxidoreductase — its product is MTERLIVIGGDAAGMATASQARRRRGRDDLEIVAFERGHFTSYSACGIPYWISGVVPDRDLLIARSPQVHRESYDIDVRLRHEVVGIDLDRREVLARDLDGGGEVRERFDTLMYATGAVPVEPHWARTDAAGVFGVQTLDDGSALREWLEAEPAPRRAVVIGGGYIGVEMAEALVLRGLEVTLVEQSEQPMSSVDPDMAQLVAEAMRGLGITVRTGVTVTGLTETDGRVSAVVTPEGSLPADVVVLGLGVRPNTALAEAAGLPLGPTGGIRVDRRMRVVGIPGVWAAGDCVETLHRVSGQPVNIPLGTHANKQGRVAGINIGGGYATFAGVIGTAVTKVCDLEVGRTGLRERDAAAAGFEFVSVITESTNRAGYYPGARTMSVKLIAERFSGRLLGAQIVGFSEAAKRIDTLAVALWNGMTVEDMTALDLGYAPPYSPVWDPVLIAARKAVDALAETSR